The following proteins come from a genomic window of Salvia hispanica cultivar TCC Black 2014 chromosome 4, UniMelb_Shisp_WGS_1.0, whole genome shotgun sequence:
- the LOC125219923 gene encoding transcription factor MYB77-like, with protein sequence MDLLNRCSSVSSSSSDCSSDSSSHGERIKGPWSAEEDKILTRLVDRYGPRNWSLISKYIRGRSGKSCRLRWCNQLSPDVEHRPFSPAEDDAILAAHARYGNRWATIARLLPGRTDNAVKNHWNSTLKRRHQPQPDEHDPMTALSLAPPGIGAAPAGFWDQMRNVIAREVRDYVTTSFQETSTAFRLS encoded by the coding sequence ATGGACTTGTTGAATCGATGCTCTTCAGTgagctcctcctcctccgacTGCTCCTCTGACTCCTCGAGCCACGGGGAGAGGATCAAGGGGCCGTGGAGCGCGGAGGAGGACAAGATCCTGACCCGCCTGGTGGACCGCTACGGCCCCCGCAACTGGTCCCTCATAAGCAAGTACATCCGGGGCCGCTCCGGCAAGTCCTGCCGCCTGCGCTGGTGCAACCAGCTCAGCCCCGACGTCGAGCACCGCCCCTTCTCCCCCGCCGAGGACGACGCCATCCTCGCCGCCCACGCCCGCTACGGCAACCGCTGGGCCACCATCGCCCGCCTCCTCCCCGGCCGCACCGACAATGCCGTCAAGAACCACTGGAACTCCACCTTGAAGCGCCGCCACCAGCCACAGCCGGACGAGCACGATCCCATGACGGCATTGTCGCTGGCGCCGCCCGGGATCGGCGCCGCGCCGGCGGGGTTTTGGGACCAGATGAGGAATGTGATCGCGAGGGAGGTGAGGGACTACGTTACGACGTCGTTTCAGGAGACTTCCACCGCGTTTCGTTTGTCATAA
- the LOC125219190 gene encoding LOW QUALITY PROTEIN: protein EI24 homolog (The sequence of the model RefSeq protein was modified relative to this genomic sequence to represent the inferred CDS: inserted 1 base in 1 codon): MDGRSIRSSMESLKAKSKQASVLWAEGFREACCLHRVVIYCLRSREIAIRTGQCFLLNGFIFLGSILVLRSVVIPTLQWVLPDVCLLSTSPELCPFGGISRFYSFLQHGLIQLVYVFWFYPMYISSFILNTLWYNDIAKYGFFAIEKHGTSSSESFTEKDMSASDKATDFEGLMIEVFEQVYSVLLLSFFFLEVYVTGFIPFIGRXLNLLLLSWMYAYYCFEYKWNYSGLSLDKRLDFFESNWPFFAGFGSPCVLAAFFYSPLVSYGVMAILFPLFVLTATGSEADKVIASQRKKWNGARLGRIPIFFSSDYLS; encoded by the exons atggATGGGAGAAGCATAAGGAGTTCAATGGAAAGCTTGAAAGCAAAATCGAAGCAAGCTTCAGTTTTGTGGGCGGAGGGTTTCAGAGAGGCTTGCTGTCTTCACCGCGTCGTCATATACTGTCTCAG GTCAAGGGAGATCGCCATCCGTACTGGACAGTGTTTCCTCTTGAATGGCTTTATTTTCTTGGGAAG TATACTTGTTCTGAGATCTGTCGTCATTCCCACACTACAATGGGTGTTACCTGATGTATGCCTGCTGAGTACATCTCCAGAACTATGTCCATTTGGGGGTATATCCAGATTCTATTCCTTCTTACAACATGGATTGATTCAACTCGTCTAT GTGTTCTGGTTCTACCCAATGTATATATCCAGCTTTATCCTAAACACACTCTG GTACAATGATATTGCAAAGTATGGCTTTTTTGCCATTGAGAAGCATGGGACTTCTAGTTCAGAATCATTTACTGAAAAGGATATGTCTGCCAGTGATAAGGCTACTGACTTTGAGGG TTTAATGATTGAGGTATTTGAACAAGTATATTCAGTTCTCCTGTtgagtttcttcttcttggag GTTTATGTCACTGGATTCATACCATTCATCGGAA CACTAAACCTATTGCTTCTTTCGTGGATGTATGCCTATTATTGTTTTGA GTACAAATGGAATTATTCTGGTTTGAGTTTGGATAAAAGGCTAGATTTCTTCGAATCCAATTGGCCATTTTTTGCTGGTTTTG GAAGTCCATGTGTTTTGGCCGCTTTCTTTTACTCTCCTCTTGTTAGCTATGGGGTTATGGCTATACTATTTCCATTG tttgtTCTGACCGCAACAGGCTCAGAAGCAGACAAAGTTATTGCGTCTCAGAGAAAAAAGTGGAATGGTGCTCGATTGGGAAGGATTCCTATATTCTTTTCTTCTGATTATTTATCGTAA
- the LOC125223375 gene encoding uncharacterized protein LOC125223375, which translates to MTAPNSTLFLLTIFLSLVLTHSAIIPSRPFNISHYLYPKFTALTESDIPLHPPHFLQAVLDSISKKEKWALEDFWVSEMDVKKAKYKTVQRYDFRVHVGKIEVALKMHDETSEWKKLVRLSENGTSNFESLARRIGSSAVIDSFKVEGPLELMVVGEDDRLSLTFPLNRSHFGLRRILVGEGISIEVKGAEEISLVHPSNYQFLYGMFRYRRWSDVGSIWPALCMRLLPIRIQGSASVVAYRSGRPGSPIRTSSRSKDVIKLLPEKCYVRQNYERSVHLPNSLGTRIALLKGLESFLNETDNPNPAAMGSLKVRISAFPMYRFPLELRRNIRTNDSYWSTLAEWRTRPSTERIRFEVAARIKGEVLKPLVIKKVRPVNADSFSWSSLSSNLSFTELPPLFLPPESLTLDVKW; encoded by the exons ATGACTGCCCCAAATTCGACGCTATTTTTGCTCACAATTTTCCTTTCCCTTGTGTTGACACACTCGGCAATCATCCCGTCGCGCCCTTTCAACATCTCCCACTACCTCTATCCCAAATTCACGGCCTTAACTGAATCGGACATTCCTCTCCACCCACCGCACTTTTTGCAG GCTGTTTTGGATTCGATTtctaaaaaagagaaatgggCGTTGGAGGATTTTTGGGTTTCAGAAATGGATGTAAAGAAAGCTAAATACAAGACAGTGCAAAGGTATGACTTTCGGGTTCATGTTGGGAAGATTGAAGTTGCACTTAAGATGCATGATGAAACGTCAGAATGGAAGAAGTTGGTTAGGTTAAGTGAAAATGGGACATCAAACTTTGAGTCACTGGCTAGGAGAATTGGTTCCTCCGCTGTAATTGATAGCTTTAAAGTTGAAGGCCCTTTGGAGTTGATGGTCGTAGGAGAAGATGATCGGCTGTCCCTTACATTTCCG TTGAACAGATCACACTTTGGTTTGCGACGGATATTAGTTGGGGAAGGCATAAGCATAGAAGTGAAGGGCGCTGAAGAAATTTCATTAGTCCATCCTTCCAATTATCAATTTCTGTATGGTATGTTCCGTTATAGGAGATGGAGTGATGTGGGGTCAATATGGCCTGCTCTATGCATGAGATTACTTCCAATACGTATTCAAGGTTCTGCATCCGTGGTTGCCTACAGAAGCGGAAGACCAGGTTCACCTATCCGGACTTCTTCTCGTTCTAAAGATGTGATAAAATTATTGCCAGAGAAGTGTTATGTGAGACAAAACTACGAGAGATCTGTGCATCTCCCTAATTCTCTAGGCACTAGAATCGCGTTGTTAAAAGGTTTGGAGAGCTTCCTGAATGAGACAGACAATCCAAATCCGGCTGCTATGGGATCTCTGAAGGTGAGAATCAGTGCATTTCCCATGTATCGCTTCCCTTTGGAACTGAGAAGAAATATCAGAACTAACGATTCTTACTGGAGCACACTAGCTGAGTGGCGAACGAGGCCTTCTACTGAACGCATAAGGTTTGAAGTTGCAGCAAGAATCAAAGGTGAGGTTCTGAAGCCCCTGGTGATCAAGAAGGTCAGGCCTGTTAATGCCGATTCATTTTCTTGGAGTAGTTTATCATCGAATCTCTCGTTCACCGAGTTGCCCCCTCTGTTTCTCCCTCCGGAATCGTTGACCCTCGACGTGAAATGGTAG